In a single window of the Nicotiana tomentosiformis chromosome 10, ASM39032v3, whole genome shotgun sequence genome:
- the LOC138900538 gene encoding uncharacterized protein encodes MAYFGESLTGVASEWFMDQETSHWHVWDDMAQAFVKQFQYNIDITPDRNSLSNLKKKPTESFRAYAIKWREQAARVKPPMDEHELITVFLQAQEPDYFQNMMSAVGKSFSEAIKIGEMVENGLKTGKIISQAVLKAATQAVQIESDNFSDTNEKDGETMMTIWSRRGPRRISRRYEQPHQVSDDSPEHYYPPQNPQYSIAPLQYIVQPPRHPRRRVPAPQNFHQLPQNFQVPYNPHPSQGYKGEQRLKDNFTPIGESYASMFEKLKHYDMIAPIPPNYVDPRARSFDHSKRCEYHSNAQGHNVESCRDLKREIERMIQEKLIVIQDNDTQNITQNPLHAHDDAHFVGMMCGDMEYENPLGNLPTEIGEGHGDFDEQICG; translated from the coding sequence atggcttattttggggaaagcctgacaggggtagcctctgaatggtttatggatcaagaaacctctcactggcatgtctgggatgacatggcccaggCCTTTGTCAAACAGTTCCAATACAACATCGATATCACCCCAGACCGCAATTCCCTTTCAAACCTGAAAAAGAAACCAACTGAAAGTTTCAGGGCATATGCCATTAAATGGAGagagcaagcggctagagttaagccacccatggatgagCACGAGTTAATCACTGTCTTCCTTCAGGCTCAAGAGccagattattttcaaaacatgatgtccgcagtgggcaaatccttctcggaagcaatcaaaattggggaaatggttgagaatggccttaagacaggcaaaattataagtcaagcaGTTCTCAAAGCTGCAACTCAGGCTGTCCAGATTGAATCCGATAATTTTAGTGACACGAATGAGAAGGATGGAGAAACCATGATGACAATATGGTCGAGAAGAGGTCCTAGGAGAATATCTCGAAGGTATGAGCAGCCTCATCAGGTTTCCGATGATTCCCCTGAGCACTACTATCCACCTCAGAACCCACAATACTCTATTGCTCCACTTCAGTATATTGTCCAGCCACCAAGACACCCCAGAAGGCGAGTACCAGCACCACAAAATTTCCACCAGCTTCCACAAAATTTTCAAGTGCCCTATAACCCACATCCAAGCCAGGGGTATAAAGGGgaacaaaggttgaaagataattttacaccaataggagagtcctatgcaagtatgtttgagaaattaaagcatTATGATATGATTGCACCTATTCCTCCAAATTATGTGGACCCACGTGCAAGAAGCTTTGATCAttctaaaaggtgtgaataccattccaatgcccaggggcacaatgttgaaagttgtcgggatttgaaaagagaaatagaaaggatgATCCAGGAAAAACTGATTGTGATCCAAGATAATGACACCCAGAATATCACACAGAATCCTTTACATGCacatgatgatgcacactttgtAGGGATGATGTGTGGTGACATGGAGTATGAGAATCCTCTTGGGAACTTGCCGACTGAAATTGGAGAAGGCCATGGTGATTTTGATGAGCAAATTTGTGGCTAA